One window of Populus nigra chromosome 5, ddPopNigr1.1, whole genome shotgun sequence genomic DNA carries:
- the LOC133693684 gene encoding laccase-15-like produces MLFCKKTLVFKILWVLLFFSVHCLAATHYHFKVMEAPYTRLCSKKKILTVNGQFPGPALHVHHGDTIYVTVHNKGRYNITIHWHGVKLTGYPWSDGPEYITQCPIQPGGKFKQKIIFSTEEGTLWWHAHSDWSRATVHGPIIVYPKINGTGYPFSKPHVEVPIILGEWWKRDVMDVLQEAVITGGDPAVSDAFTINGQPGDLYPCSKPETIKLNVDQGNSYLLRIVNAAVNTILFFSVAKHNLTVVGIDGSYAKPLTSGYITIAPGQTIDAVLHANQDPNHYYMAARAFTSSPSVAFDNTTATAIVQYNGNYTLSSFPSLPQLPYYDDTNAAYSFLSSLRSLADEDHPVRVPSNITTRIVSTLSVNALPCNRNRSCEGPNGTILAASMNNITFVNPSIDILEAYYKHIHGVYGADFPSFPPLVFNFTADNLPLILEVSKTGTEVKILPFNSAVEIIFQGTNVVAGIDHPMHLHGYSFYIVGWGYGNFDKDKDPQNYNLIDPPFRNTVTVPRNGWTTIRFEATNPGVWFMHCHFDRHLTWGMDTVFIVQDGTEARLSPPPPDMPPC; encoded by the exons ATGTTATTCTGCAAGAAAACTTTAGTCTTCAAGATTTTAtgggttcttctttttttcagcgTCCATTGCTTGGCTGCAACTCATTACCATTTCAAG GTTATGGAAGCTCCATATACAAGACTCTGCAGCAAAAAGAAGATCTTGACTGTGAATGGACAATTTCCAGGACCAGCTTTACACGTTCATCATGGAGACACAATCTATGTTACGGTCCATAACAAGGGCAGATATAACATCACCATCCactg GCACGGCGTAAAACTGACTGGATATCCTTGGTCAGATGGTCCTGAATATATTACACAGTGTCCAATCCAACCTGGAGGGAAGTTCAAGCAAAAGATCATATTTTCCACAGAGGAAGGCACCCTATGGTGGCATGCTCATAGTGACTGGTCGCGAGCGACGGTCCACGGGCCTATCATTGTGTATCCAAAGATTAATGGAACTGGATATCCTTTTTCCAAACCTCATGTCGAGGTCCCTATCATTTTAG GAGAATGGTGGAAGAGAGATGTGATGGATGTTCTTCAGGAAGCGGTAATAACAGGAGGAGACCCCGCCGTCTCTGATGCTTTTACCATTAATGGCCAGCCTGGTGACCTGTACCCTTGTTCAAAGCCAG AAACAATCAAGCTAAATGTGGATCAAGGCAACAGTTACCTGCTCCGGATAGTAAATGCTGCAGTAAACACCATTCTATTCTTCTCAGTCGCGAAGCATAATCTGACAGTTGTCGGAATAGATGGCAGCTACGCCAAGCCTTTGACAAGCGGCTACATAACTATAGCCCCTGGGCAAACCATTGATGCTGTATTACATGCCAACCAAGATCCCAATCACTACTACATGGCTGCTAGGGCCTTCACTAGCAGCCCTTCTGTTGCTTTTGATAACACCACTGCCACTGCTATAGTTCAATACAATGGAAACTACACCCTTTCTTCATTTCCTTCCTTACCCCAACTCCCTTATTATGATGACACAAATGCAGCCTATAGCTTTCTTAGTAGCCTTAGGAGCTTAGCTGACGAAGACCATCCTGTTCGTGTTCCTTCAAATATTACCACTCGTATAGTTTCCACTCTTTCTGTTAACGCCTTACCTTGCAACAGAAACCGTTCATGTGAGGGTCCAAATGGAACCATTCTTGCTGCTAGCATGAACAATATAACCTTTGTGAACCCTTCAATTGATATACTAGAAGCTTATTACAAGCATATCCATGGGGTCTATGGAGCTGATTTTCCTAGCTTTCCACCTTTGGTGTTTAATTTTACAGCTGATAATCTGCCATTGATACTAGAAGTATCGAAAACAGGGACAGAAGTGAAAATATTGCCTTTTAATTCCGCGGTGGAAATTATTTTCCAGGGAACCAATGTGGTAGCTGGTATTGATCATCCTATGCATCTCCATGGCTATAGCTTCTACATCGTTGGGTGGGGATATGGGAATTTTGACAAAGACAAGGACCCTCAAAACTACAATCTCATTGATCCTCCATTTCGAAACACAGTGACTGTGCCTAGAAATGGCTGGACCACCATCAGATTTGAGGCTACCAATCCTG GAGTTTGGTTCATGCACTGTCATTTTGACCGTCATCTAACTTGGGGCATGGATACTGTTTTCATCGTTCAGGATGGGACTGAAGCACGTTTATCACCTCCCCCACCGGACATGCCTCCTTGCTAA
- the LOC133695260 gene encoding laccase-15-like gives MMAIMRVLAFQILRFLLFGGFLCCQAIVHHTFVVKDVPYTRLCSTKNIMTVNGHFPGPTLYVTKGETIIVDVINKSPHNITIHWHGVKQPKYPWSDGPEYITQCPIQPGGKFSQRVIFSEEEGTLWWHAHSDWTRATVYGAIVIYPKKGTKYPFPAPHADVPIILGEWWKEDIFEIFDQFRASGADPNVSDAYTINGQPGDLYPCSKSGTFKLSVDYGKTYLLRLINAALQDILFFSITDHQVTVVGTDASYTKPLKVDYIAISPGQTIDVLLEANQPLDHYYMAAKVYSSANGVQYDNTTTTAIVQYNGNYTPSSTPSLPYLPYFNDTTASVNFTGRLRSLADNKHPIHVPLSISTPLFFTVSVNRFTCANTSCGANQSRLAASVNNISFQTPTRMDILKAYYNQINGVYGDHFPDKPPLFFNFTADSIPLIYETPSKGTEVKVLEYNSTVEIVFQGTNVAAGTDHPMHIHGTSFYVVGWGFGNFDKDKDPLRYNLVDPPLQNTIAVPKNGWSVIRFKATNPGVWFVHCHLERHLSWGMEMAFIIKNGRGKKAQMLPPPPYMPPC, from the exons ATGATGGCAATCATGAGAGTTCTAGCCTTTCAAATTTTAAGGTTTCTATTATTTGGTGGTTTTCTATGCTGCCAAGCTATAGTTCATCATACTTTTGTG GTAAAAGATGTTCCATACACAAGACTCTGCAGCACCAAGAACATAATGACCGTCAATGGACACTTTCCTGGCCCGACACTATACGTTACTAAAGGAGAAACCATCATCGTGGATGTTATTAACAAGAGCCCTCATAACATCACCATTCATTG GCATGGAGTGAAACAGCCAAAATATCCATGGTCAGATGGTCCTGAATATATCACACAGTGTCCAATTCAACCAGGAGGAAAATTCAGTCAGAGGGTCATATTCTCTGAAGAAGAAGGAACATTATGGTGGCATGCTCATAGTGACTGGACACGAGCAACTGTTTATGGTGCGATTGTCATATATCCTAAGAAAGGAACCAAATATCCTTTCCCTGCGCCTCATGCAGACGTGCCAATTATTCTAG GAGAGTGGTGGAAGGAGGACATATTTGAAATCTTTGATCAATTCCGTGCCTCGGGAGCAGACCCCAATGTCTCTGATGCTTACACGATCAATGGTCAACCTGGTGATCTTTATCCTTGCTCAAAATCAG GTACATTCAAGCTATCGGTGGACTACGGCAAGACTTACCTTCTTCGTCTAATTAACGCTGCCCTTCAAGACATTCTCTTTTTCTCCATCACCGATCATCAAGTCACGGTGGTCGGCACAGATGCCAGCTACACTAAACCACTTAAAGTTGATTATATAGCAATATCACCTGGCCAAACCATTGATGTTTTATTAGAAGCAAACCAACCACTGGACCACTATTACATGGCTGCAAAAGTTTACTCTAGTGCCAATGGTGTGCAATATGACAACACAACAACCACAGCCATTGTCCAGTACAATGGCAACTACACTCCATCCTCCACTCCCTCATTGCCATACCTTCCTTATTTTAATGACACAACTGCATCGGTTAATTTCACTGGCCGTCTTAGAAGCTTAGCTGATAATAAGCATCCAATTCATGTCCCCTTGAGCATAAGCACTCCATTATTTTTCACTGTTTCTGTTAACAGATTTACGTGTGCAAACACTTCTTGTGGGGCGAACCAGTCAAGACTAGCTGCTAGTGTGAACAACATAAGCTTTCAGACACCTACACGTATGGATATACTAAAAGCTTATTATAATCAAATCAATGGTGTTTACGGTGATCACTTTCCTGATAAACCACCCctgttcttcaatttcaccGCGGATTCTATCCCATTGATTTATGAGACACCATCAAAAGGTACAGAAGTGAAAGTGCTCGAGTATAACTCGACGGTGGAGATTGTTTTTCAGGGGACAAATGTGGCTGCTGGCACTGATCATCCCATGCACATACATGGAACAAGCTTCTACGTTGTTGGTTGGGGATTTGGCAACTTCGACAAGGATAAAGACCCTTTGAGATACAATCTTGTTGACCCTCCTCTTCAAAATACCATTGCAGTTCCCAAAAATGGCTGGTCTGTCATAAGATTCAAGGCTACTAATCCTG GAGTATGGTTCGTGCACTGCCATCTGGAGCGTCATCTATCATGGGGTATGGAGATGGCATTCATAATCAAGAACGGTCGAGGCAAGAAAGCCCAAATGCTACCACCACCTCCCTATATGCCACCGTGTTAA